Part of the Roseomonas sp. OT10 genome, GCTGGGAGAGCTTCGACCGGCTCATCCATCCCGTCACCTACCTGACGATGCCGATCTCCGGTGCGTTCTTCGCCTTGCACTGGTTTTCGCCGGACGTGCGCGAGGCGCTGCTCTGGGTGCCGCTGGTGAACATCCATGAGATGATCCGGGACGGCTACTTCGGCTCTCGGCTGCCGGCCTATTACAGTGTCGGATACATCATCGCGTGGATCGCCGCCACCAACCTGCTGGGCATGGCCGCGCTGCGGTCGGCCCGGCGCCAGCTGACGCTGTTCTGAGTTCGCCCGGTGCTGGTCTTGGACAATGTCTGGAAGAGCTATCCGACACGCTCCGGCCTGCGCTCGGTGCTGGAAGGGGTGAATGCGGTCATTCGCCCCGGCGACGCGGTCGGTATCCTCGGGCGCAACGGCGCTGGCAAGTCCACCCTGCTGCGGATCCTGTCGGGGGTCGAGGTGCCCAGCGCAGGGCGCGTCATACGGCAAATGAGCGTCTCCTGGCCGCTGGCCTCGGGCTTCGGCATCCAGGCCAGCCTGAGCGGCGCCGACAACGCCCGCTTCATCGCCCGCATCTACGGCCTGCCGGTGCCGGAGGTGCTGGAGGCGGTGGAGAGCTTCGCCGAGCTGGGCCCGTATTTCCGCGAGCCGGCACGCACCTATTCGGCCGGCATGATGGGGCGGCTGCTGCTGGGCCTGTCCTTCGCGGTCGACTTCGACTGCTACCTGATCGACGAGGCCGTCTCCGCCGGCGATGCCCGCTTCGTCGAGCGCACCCACCGCATGCTGCAGGAACGGCTGAGCCGCGCGGCGATGCTGATGGTCTCCCACAGCGCCGAGCATCTCCGCCAGTACTGCCGCACCGCCGCCGTGCTCCACCAGGGACGGCTGGAGTTCCACGAGGATCTCGATGAAGCTATCGCCGTCTATAACACCCTTTGACGCGCAGGCCGACCTCGAGGTGTCGAGCCGTGCCGGCCCGCTGCCCAGGCGGCCGTCACGGCTGGGGCGTCTGATCCGGCGCTACCGCGGCTTCCTCCTCATCGTGGTGCTGCCGATGCTCCTGGCCAGCGGCTACCTGCTGGGCGTCGCCGCCCCGCAGTACGAGAGCGAGACGCGCTTCCTGATCCGCTCGCGCGGCGGCAGCGGCACCGCGCCGAGCGGCGCGCTGGGCGAGATGCTGGGGGCGGCCGGCTTCAGGGCGAGCCAGGAGGACGCGATGGCGGTGCGCGAATTCCTGCAGTCCCGGGACGCGCTGCGCGGGCTGGAGGGCACGGTGGACGTGGTGGCGATCTGGCGCCGCCCGGAGGCGGACCGGCTGGCCCGCCTCTGGGAGGAGGACCCGCCGATGGAGAAGCTGCTGCGCTACTACCGGCGCATGGTGACGATCGGCTACGACAGCTCCTCCGGCGCGCTGACGGTGGCGACGCGCGCCTTCCGGCCCGAGGACGCGCAGGAGCTGACAGAGGCCCTGCTGCGCCAGTCCGAGAACCTGGTGAACCGGCTGAGCGAACGGGCCCGCGGCGACACGCTGCGCGTCGCCCGCGAGGAGGTCGCCCTGGCCGAGCAGCGCGTCCTCGCCTCCCGCGAGGCGCTGACGAACTTCCGGGTGCGCGAGCGCGCCGTCGATCCGGGGCGGGAGGCGGAGGCGAGCCAGGCCATCGTCGCCCGGCTGGAGAACGCGCTGACCGAGGCGCGGGCCGAGCATGCGGAGAAGTCCGCCTTCCTGCGCGCCGACAACCCGGCGCTGCGCAACGTGCAGAACCGGATCAACGCGCTGGAGCGGCAGATCGCCGCGGACCGGGCCAAGATGACATCCGATGCGCGCCAGGCGCTGCCCGCGCAGATCGCGGGCTACGAGCGGCTGATGCTGGAGCGGGACTTCGCGGACAAGCAGCTCGCCTCCGCCACGGCCTCGCTGGAGCAGGCGCGCATCGAGTCGCAGCGCCAGCAGCTCTTCGTCTCCCGCGTGGTCCAGCCCAACCTGGCCGAGTATGCCGAGTACCCGCGGGTGCTGTTCCTGCTGGGCAGCCTGTTCGCGGTGCTGTGCGTCGTCTACGGTATCGGCTGGCTGCTGCTGGCCGGCGTGCGCGAGCACGCCGCCTGACGCCGCGGAGGGGGGATCCGGGCCACGCCGCGATGGGGCCGCGGCGGCCCAACGCATAGGGTCCGGTGCCGGGGGGGCGCCGGGCCTGGAGGGGAAGGGGGTTCACATGCGTGCGCTGATCCACGCTGCGGCGCTGGCCATCCTGGCCGGCCTGCCGGCCGCGCTGCCGCTGGCCCTGCCGGCCGCGGCGCAGGGCACGGGGCAGCAGCAGGTGCAGCCCGGCACCCCGGGGCGCCTCACCCCCATGGTGAACGTGGACGACCCCGCCAGCACCATCCTGCAGCAGGACGTCCCGATCACCCGCCAGGGCACGACGACGGAGGCCGAGGGCGGCCCGGTCGTCCCCGGCCCGCTGGGCGAGCCGGACCGCATCGCAGGCCCCTCGCGCGCCGTCTTCGGCGCGGCGCTGTTCAACCGCCCCGCCCCGGCGCCGACCGATGCGCCCAACGCGAACTACCGGCTCGGCCCCGGCGACCGCGTCTCCGTCCGGGTCTGGGGCGCGGTGGAGGCGGAGGCGGTCGGGCAGGTGGACCCCGACGGCAACCTCTTCCTGCCCTCCATCGGCCCGATCCGCGTGGCCGGGACCCGCGCCGGCGACCTGCAGCGGGTGGTCGAGAGCGAGGTGCGGCGGATCTACACCCAGCAGGTGCAGGTCTATGCCGTGCTGCTGAACACCAACCGCATCGGCGTCTTCGTCACCGGCTTCGTGCGCTCCCCCGGCCGCCACACCGGCTCCGCCTCGGAGAGCGTGCTGGACTACCTGCTGCGGGCCGGCGGCGTGGATCCCGCGCGCGGCTCCTTCCGCGACATCCAGCTTCGCCGCGGCGGGCGGACGGTGACCACGATCGACCTCTATGCCTTCCTGCTGCGCGGCACCCTGCCCAACATGCTGCTGCAGGAGGGCGACACGCTGGTCGTCGCCAGGCAGGGCGCGCTGGTCGGCGTCGACGGCGCCGTGCGCAACAACTACCTGTTCGAGGTGCCCGGCCGCGCCATGTCGGGCGAGGAGCTGATCCAGCTCGCCGCCCCGCTGCCGGCGGCGACCAACGCCGTGGTGCGCGGCACCCGCGGCGGCCAGCCCTATTCGCGCTACGTCACCACGGCGCAGCTGCGCAGCGTCTCCCTGCTCGACCAGGACGTGGTCAGCTTCATCACCGACGCGCCCGCCCAGACGGTGCGCGTGACCATCGAGGGCAGCCGCATCGGCCCCTCCGTGCTGGTGACGGATCGCGACATGGGGCTGTGCCAGCTCCTCGACCACGTGGCGGTGGACCCGCTGCTGGCCGACACCGCCTCCGTCTACCTGCTGCGGCCGCGCATCGCCGCGCAGCAGCGCCGCACCATCAACGAGGCGATGGACCGGCTGGAGCGGCAGCTGTTCATGGCCGTCTCCTCCACCACCGGCGTGGCGCAGATCCGGGCGACCGAGGCGCAGCTCGTCTCCTCCTACATCCAGCGCGCCCGGCGCACCCAGCCGGAGGGGCGGCTGGTCGTCTCCGACCGCACCGGCCGCTGCGCCGACGTCCGGCTGGAGGACAACGACACCATCGTCATCCCCGACCGGGTGCAGACGGTGCTGGTGGCGGGCGAGGTGCTCTCCCCCACCGCCGTCGTCTGGCGCCAGGACATGACCATCGCGGACTACGTCCGCTCCGCCGGCGGCTTCGCCGAGCGTGGCGACCTGTCCACCATGATGATCCGCAAGGCGAGCGGGGAGCTGATCCTGGAGCCGCGCAACGCCCCCTCCCCGGGGGACGAGCTGAT contains:
- a CDS encoding ABC transporter ATP-binding protein, whose protein sequence is MLVLDNVWKSYPTRSGLRSVLEGVNAVIRPGDAVGILGRNGAGKSTLLRILSGVEVPSAGRVIRQMSVSWPLASGFGIQASLSGADNARFIARIYGLPVPEVLEAVESFAELGPYFREPARTYSAGMMGRLLLGLSFAVDFDCYLIDEAVSAGDARFVERTHRMLQERLSRAAMLMVSHSAEHLRQYCRTAAVLHQGRLEFHEDLDEAIAVYNTL
- a CDS encoding capsule biosynthesis protein, translating into MKLSPSITPFDAQADLEVSSRAGPLPRRPSRLGRLIRRYRGFLLIVVLPMLLASGYLLGVAAPQYESETRFLIRSRGGSGTAPSGALGEMLGAAGFRASQEDAMAVREFLQSRDALRGLEGTVDVVAIWRRPEADRLARLWEEDPPMEKLLRYYRRMVTIGYDSSSGALTVATRAFRPEDAQELTEALLRQSENLVNRLSERARGDTLRVAREEVALAEQRVLASREALTNFRVRERAVDPGREAEASQAIVARLENALTEARAEHAEKSAFLRADNPALRNVQNRINALERQIAADRAKMTSDARQALPAQIAGYERLMLERDFADKQLASATASLEQARIESQRQQLFVSRVVQPNLAEYAEYPRVLFLLGSLFAVLCVVYGIGWLLLAGVREHAA
- a CDS encoding polysaccharide biosynthesis/export family protein, whose translation is MRALIHAAALAILAGLPAALPLALPAAAQGTGQQQVQPGTPGRLTPMVNVDDPASTILQQDVPITRQGTTTEAEGGPVVPGPLGEPDRIAGPSRAVFGAALFNRPAPAPTDAPNANYRLGPGDRVSVRVWGAVEAEAVGQVDPDGNLFLPSIGPIRVAGTRAGDLQRVVESEVRRIYTQQVQVYAVLLNTNRIGVFVTGFVRSPGRHTGSASESVLDYLLRAGGVDPARGSFRDIQLRRGGRTVTTIDLYAFLLRGTLPNMLLQEGDTLVVARQGALVGVDGAVRNNYLFEVPGRAMSGEELIQLAAPLPAATNAVVRGTRGGQPYSRYVTTAQLRSVSLLDQDVVSFITDAPAQTVRVTIEGSRIGPSVLVTDRDMGLCQLLDHVAVDPLLADTASVYLLRPRIAAQQRRTINEAMDRLERQLFMAVSSTTGVAQIRATEAQLVSSYIQRARRTQPEGRLVVSDRTGRCADVRLEDNDTIVIPDRVQTVLVAGEVLSPTAVVWRQDMTIADYVRSAGGFAERGDLSTMMIRKASGELILEPRNAPSPGDELIALPKLDAKSFQIARDLLSLIYQTALSARVFW